One Lactobacillus sp. CBA3606 DNA segment encodes these proteins:
- a CDS encoding glycoside hydrolase family 65 protein yields MKRIFEVNPWHVISHELVPTDKRLQESMTSIGNGYMGMRGMFEEHYSNDTLKGIYIGGIWYPDKTRVGWWKNGYPDYFGKVVNAVNFIKVNLTIDGDQVDLAKDDISDFTVDLDMHTGVLRRSFIVTKGAKRVQFMIDRFVSVAQKELFDVHYSVHNLSAEPVQVGFISQIDADVFNEDANYDEQFWQVLDKRHTITGGSMVAETKPNDFGTPRFTLGLQMMHMTDFRGVNAPDTEKSVTNIFRGTLAADETKNFEKRVLVVTSRDYEDMLALRSGLAELSEKINTQTYEDLLQAHVAVWAQRWELADVAIDGDDAAQQGIRFNLFQLFSTYYGEDKRLNLGPKGFTGEKYGGATYWDTEAFGVPFYLSLAKPKVTENLLEYRHNQLDGAYHNAQMQGLAGALFPMVTFNGIECHNEWEITFEEIHRNGSIAYAIFNYTRYTGDETYLKTHGIDVLTAIARFWADRVHFSERRQQYMIHGVTGPNEYENNVNNNWYTNFMARWTLQYTLASLKKVTSAKQAELAVSATERAKWQDIVDRMYFPHDDQLGIFVQNDTYLDKDLKPAASIPADQRPINQHWSWDRILRSPYIKQADVLQGIYYFMDQFTPAQKQANFDFYEPLTVHESSLSPAVHAILAADLHYEDKAVEMYQRTARLDLDNYNNDTVDGLHITSMTGSWLAIVQGFAGMRVRDGKLAFAPFVPKAWSHYQFHVNFRGRLLKVDVDQQGSTVELVAGEPLTIELAGQAVNLKDTVATKVQA; encoded by the coding sequence ATGAAACGTATTTTTGAAGTCAATCCATGGCACGTGATTAGTCACGAATTAGTGCCGACTGATAAGCGACTACAAGAGAGTATGACAAGCATTGGCAACGGTTACATGGGCATGCGTGGGATGTTTGAAGAGCATTACTCGAATGATACGCTCAAAGGAATTTACATTGGTGGTATTTGGTATCCAGATAAGACCCGGGTTGGCTGGTGGAAGAATGGGTATCCGGACTACTTTGGTAAGGTCGTTAATGCGGTTAATTTCATTAAAGTGAACTTAACGATTGATGGTGATCAAGTAGATTTGGCTAAAGATGATATTAGTGATTTTACGGTCGATTTAGATATGCACACAGGGGTGTTACGGCGATCATTCATCGTAACAAAAGGTGCTAAGCGCGTTCAGTTCATGATTGACCGGTTCGTTAGCGTCGCGCAAAAAGAACTATTTGATGTGCATTATAGCGTGCATAATTTGAGTGCGGAACCTGTGCAAGTTGGGTTTATCTCACAAATTGATGCAGATGTCTTTAATGAAGATGCTAATTATGATGAACAATTCTGGCAGGTTCTTGATAAACGACACACCATCACCGGTGGCAGTATGGTCGCTGAAACGAAGCCTAATGACTTTGGGACACCGCGGTTTACCTTAGGACTGCAAATGATGCATATGACTGATTTTCGGGGTGTTAATGCACCGGATACTGAAAAATCAGTCACCAACATTTTTCGTGGCACCCTGGCAGCGGATGAAACGAAAAATTTTGAAAAAAGAGTCCTCGTGGTGACCTCGCGCGACTATGAAGATATGTTAGCCTTACGTTCCGGCTTAGCTGAGTTAAGTGAAAAGATCAATACCCAGACGTATGAAGACCTATTGCAAGCGCACGTGGCAGTCTGGGCGCAGCGCTGGGAATTAGCCGATGTGGCAATTGACGGTGACGATGCGGCACAACAGGGGATTCGGTTCAACTTGTTCCAGCTATTTAGCACGTATTATGGTGAGGATAAGCGCCTGAACTTGGGACCAAAAGGATTCACTGGTGAAAAGTATGGCGGGGCAACTTATTGGGATACTGAAGCTTTCGGTGTGCCCTTCTACCTGTCATTAGCGAAGCCTAAAGTTACTGAAAACTTACTAGAGTATCGACACAATCAATTAGATGGTGCATATCATAATGCGCAGATGCAAGGCTTAGCTGGTGCACTTTTCCCGATGGTGACCTTTAACGGTATCGAATGTCACAATGAATGGGAAATTACCTTTGAAGAAATTCATCGGAATGGCTCGATTGCGTACGCAATTTTCAATTATACCCGTTATACTGGTGATGAAACTTATTTGAAGACCCACGGTATCGATGTTTTGACCGCAATTGCTCGTTTCTGGGCGGATCGGGTTCATTTTTCAGAACGGCGCCAACAATACATGATTCATGGCGTCACTGGTCCCAATGAATATGAAAATAATGTTAACAATAACTGGTATACCAACTTTATGGCGCGCTGGACGTTGCAATACACGTTGGCGAGCTTGAAGAAAGTGACCTCGGCGAAGCAAGCAGAACTCGCCGTGAGTGCGACTGAACGTGCTAAATGGCAAGATATCGTGGATCGGATGTATTTCCCACACGATGATCAATTAGGGATCTTTGTTCAAAATGATACTTATTTAGATAAGGATTTGAAACCAGCGGCATCAATTCCAGCTGATCAGCGACCGATTAATCAACACTGGTCATGGGATCGCATCTTGCGGTCACCTTATATTAAGCAGGCGGATGTGTTACAAGGCATCTATTACTTTATGGATCAGTTTACACCAGCCCAAAAGCAAGCTAACTTTGACTTTTATGAACCGTTGACGGTCCACGAATCCAGTCTGTCGCCCGCAGTGCATGCGATATTAGCCGCAGACTTGCATTATGAAGATAAGGCCGTTGAAATGTATCAACGAACGGCGCGCTTGGATTTGGATAATTACAATAATGATACGGTCGATGGGTTACACATTACCTCAATGACTGGTTCTTGGCTGGCAATCGTCCAAGGTTTCGCAGGAATGCGGGTACGCGATGGTAAGTTAGCGTTCGCACCATTTGTACCGAAAGCTTGGTCGCACTATCAATTCCATGTCAACTTCCGTGGTCGCTTATTGAAAGTTGATGTTGATCAACAAGGGTCGACGGTTGAATTGGTTGCCGGTGAGCCGTTGACGATTGAATTGGCTGGTCAAGCGGTCAACTTAAAAGATACCGTAGCTACTAAAGTTCAGGCCTGA
- a CDS encoding alpha-galactosidase, translated as MPVKFDKASGLIQLYNHQISYIIQLLDNRYPVHRYFGRYLPNYCGEPGLPTGAHAFATDPTATFPYAITSLPLEYATIGSGDYRQPSYLIKDTANQLLPLLTYTGMTVTQQPLNPQQLPPTVKAGTAVTTLILHLSDAVTQLKLDLNYTIFEDSALILRSTTLINAGSTTLMVDAAASLQLDLADANYKALTFSGTHAHEAQATFTPLHPGLQSQRSLRGTSGPQHQPFVALARPQTTEFTGEVLGSALVWSGNFQHTVEVDQYQQTRLTIGLEPTTFTWKLVAGATFQTPEALLSWSDQGFNGLSQSLHAFANQLQPTTNHKPIALNTWETLGFAVSATKMQPLIQTAQKLGLTMVVLDDGWFVNRNSEHGQLGDWVVDSQKFPQGLRPLAEQAHQAGLKFGLWVEPEMITMTSQLYQQHPDWALHYQQRAPITARHQLVLDLSRTVVRQHLLTTLTTLITTNHLDYLKWDMNRHLTQVGNDCLPSDQQDELYYRYVLGLYDLLGQLRARFPALIIENCSAGGGRLDFGMLAYTDQTWLSDLTDPVDRATIIKGFSYQFPQAVFSSHVAASPNAQNGRSTPLKTRLDLATIGQLGFELDLNTLSATNQAAIKKRLKTYQTWQPLFKTANFYRLATQRPTTTEQAWLLVTADQKHAVCFYTAGLSSAVKVPTQLPLHYLNETAHYQLSTGGQWSGQELNQIGLSLDPPAHDFETKLLFLHQV; from the coding sequence ATGCCTGTTAAATTCGATAAAGCGAGTGGTCTGATTCAACTCTATAATCATCAGATCAGTTATATTATTCAGTTACTCGACAATCGGTATCCGGTGCATCGCTATTTTGGGCGTTATTTGCCAAACTATTGCGGAGAACCGGGCTTGCCAACTGGCGCCCATGCCTTTGCCACTGACCCCACCGCAACTTTTCCATATGCCATCACGTCGCTTCCGCTAGAATATGCCACGATTGGCAGCGGAGATTATCGGCAACCAAGTTACTTGATTAAAGACACAGCTAATCAACTATTGCCGCTCCTAACTTACACTGGCATGACAGTCACGCAACAGCCCTTAAACCCACAGCAGTTGCCTCCAACCGTTAAGGCCGGCACAGCAGTGACCACGTTGATTTTACATTTAAGCGATGCTGTCACCCAGTTAAAGCTGGATTTAAATTATACAATTTTTGAAGATTCGGCTTTAATTTTACGTAGTACGACCCTAATCAATGCGGGTTCGACCACACTGATGGTCGACGCTGCGGCTAGTCTACAATTGGACTTAGCGGATGCAAATTATAAAGCGCTAACCTTTAGTGGCACTCACGCGCATGAAGCTCAAGCCACCTTCACCCCATTGCATCCTGGGTTGCAAAGTCAGCGGAGCTTACGCGGTACTAGTGGACCACAACACCAACCATTTGTGGCGTTAGCTCGCCCTCAGACAACCGAATTTACTGGCGAAGTCTTGGGGAGTGCGCTCGTCTGGAGTGGTAATTTTCAACACACCGTGGAAGTTGATCAATATCAACAAACCCGCTTAACGATTGGTTTAGAGCCCACGACTTTCACTTGGAAGTTAGTCGCTGGCGCTACTTTTCAAACACCAGAGGCACTTTTAAGTTGGTCTGATCAAGGCTTTAACGGTTTGTCGCAATCATTGCATGCTTTTGCTAACCAACTACAGCCCACTACAAACCACAAGCCAATTGCCCTGAACACTTGGGAAACCCTGGGTTTTGCGGTCTCAGCTACTAAAATGCAGCCTTTGATTCAGACGGCACAAAAATTAGGCCTAACCATGGTGGTCTTAGACGATGGCTGGTTCGTTAATCGCAATAGTGAACACGGTCAATTGGGCGATTGGGTGGTAGATTCACAAAAATTTCCACAAGGGTTACGGCCATTAGCTGAGCAAGCTCATCAAGCTGGCTTAAAATTTGGTTTATGGGTTGAACCGGAAATGATTACGATGACTAGCCAGCTCTACCAGCAACATCCTGATTGGGCCCTCCACTACCAACAACGTGCGCCCATTACTGCACGTCATCAGTTAGTTTTGGATCTATCGCGAACTGTTGTCCGTCAACATCTCTTAACAACATTGACCACACTAATTACCACTAATCATTTGGATTACCTGAAATGGGATATGAATCGGCATCTAACCCAGGTGGGCAATGATTGCCTCCCTAGTGACCAACAAGATGAACTTTATTACCGTTACGTCTTGGGATTATATGATCTATTAGGTCAATTGCGCGCCCGTTTTCCGGCCTTAATTATCGAAAATTGTTCCGCAGGCGGTGGGCGTTTAGACTTTGGGATGTTAGCTTACACTGATCAAACATGGCTGAGTGACTTAACCGACCCGGTTGATCGAGCCACCATTATCAAAGGTTTCAGTTATCAATTTCCTCAAGCGGTGTTTAGCTCTCACGTCGCCGCTAGCCCCAATGCCCAAAACGGTCGGTCCACACCATTAAAAACACGTTTGGATTTAGCAACAATCGGCCAACTAGGCTTCGAATTGGATTTAAACACCTTATCGGCCACGAATCAGGCCGCCATTAAAAAACGGCTTAAAACGTATCAAACTTGGCAACCGTTGTTTAAAACCGCTAACTTTTACCGGCTGGCAACACAACGACCCACAACGACTGAACAAGCTTGGTTGTTAGTAACAGCTGATCAAAAACATGCGGTTTGTTTCTACACCGCGGGTTTAAGTTCAGCGGTAAAAGTCCCCACCCAGTTACCGTTGCATTATCTCAACGAAACTGCGCATTATCAGTTAAGCACCGGGGGCCAATGGTCCGGCCAAGAACTAAACCAAATCGGCTTGTCACTAGACCCACCAGCACATGATTTTGAAACCAAGTTATTATTCTTGCACCAAGTCTAA